In Drosophila santomea strain STO CAGO 1482 chromosome 2L, Prin_Dsan_1.1, whole genome shotgun sequence, a single window of DNA contains:
- the LOC120458039 gene encoding V-type proton ATPase 116 kDa subunit a1, translating to MGDMFRSEKMALCQLFIQPEAAYASIAELGESGCVQFRDLNEEVSAFQRKYVNEVRRCDDMERRLRYVESEMKKDEVTLPVLRPEEEPSAPNPREIVDLEAQLEKTDNELREMSANGASLDANFRHMQELKCVLENTEGFFSDQEVINLDVNRKLDPEDPANLPGAAQRGQLAFVAGVIKLERFFSFERMLWRISRGNIFLRRADIDGLVADEETGRPVLKTVFVAFFHGEQLKQRIKKVCTGYHAAVYPCPSSHVERKEMIKDVNVRLEDLKLVLSQSADHRSRVLNSASKHLPRWSIMVRKMKAIYHILNFFNPDVTGKCLIGEGWVPTNDISTVQDALARASKVSESSIPAFMNVIETNEMPPTYTRTNKFTNGFQNLVDSYGMASYREVNPALYACITFPFLFAVMFGDLGHGLILLLFASWLIIKEKQLSSIKEEIFNIFFGGRYIIFLMGIFSIYTGFIYNDVFSKSMNIFGSAWHMNYTRDVVQDENLKSITLRPNDTVYKTYPFGMDPIWQLADNKIIFLNTFKMKLSIIVGVIHMIFGVSMSVVNFAYYKKYASIFLEFLPQVLFLLLLFGYMVFMMFFKWVVYNDTVEGPLSPACAPSILILFINMILQGSQDTPEPCKEFMFDGQKSIQQVFVIIAIICIPWMLLGKPLYIMFKRKMNGAPAPKPQSAGGEGHGEDDAMGEIFIHQAIHTIEYVLSTVSHTASYLRLWALSLAHAQLSEVLWNMVFSMGFKYDSYIGGILIYVFFGAWALLTVGILVLIEGLSAFLHTLRLHWVEFMSKFYEGAGYAFEPFAFKTILDVSEDD from the exons ATGGGTGACATGTTCCGCAGCGAGAAGATGGCCTTGTGCCAGCTGTTCATCCAGCCGGAGGCGGCCTACGCCTCCATCGCCGAGCTGGGCGAGAGTGGATGTGTCCAGTTTCGCGATCTGAACGAGGAGGTCAGTGCCTTCCAGCGGAAGTACGTCAACGAGGTGAGGAGATGCGACGACATGGAGCGCCGCCTCCGGTACGTGGAGTCCGAGATGAAGAAGGACGAGGTAACGCTGCCGGTACTGCGACCGGAGGAGGAGCCCAGTGCCCCCAATCCCCGTGAGATCGTGGACCTTGAAGCTCAGCTGGAGAAGACCGACAATGAGCTGCGCGAAATGTCCGCCAATGGAGCCAGTTTGGATGCCAACTTCCGGCACATGCAGGAACTCAAGTGCGTGCTGGAGAACACCGAGGGCTTTTTCTCAGATCAGGAAGTCATTAATCTGGACGTCAACCGAAAACTGGACCCAGAGGATCCTGCCAACTTGCCAGGAGCCGCCCAGCGTGGTCAACTGGCCTTTGTTGCTGGTGTTATTAAGCTGGAGAGATTCTTCAGCTTCGAGCGCATGCTGTGGCGCATTTCCAGAGGAAATATCTTCCTGCGGAGAGCCGACATTGACGGCCTTGTGGCCGACGAGGAGACCGGAAGACCTGTGCTGAAGACCGTCTTCGTGGCCTTCTTCCATGGAGAGCAGCTGAAGCAGAGGATCAAGAAGGTCTGCACGGGCTATCATGCCGCCGTCTATCCCTGTCCCAGCTCGCATGTCGAGCGAAAGGAGATGATCAAGGATGTGAATGTGCGTCTGGAGGACCTCAAGTTGGTCCTCAGCCAGAGCGCCGATCATCGCAGCCGGGTTTTGAACTCAGCCTCCAAGCATTTGCCACGCTGGTCGATAATGGTGCGCAAAATGAAGGCCATCTATCACATCCTGAACTTTTTCAATCCCGATGTGACGGGCAAGTGCCTGATTGGCGAGGGTTGGGTGCCCACCAACGATATTTCCACCGTTCAGGATGCACTAGCTCGAGCCTCGAAGGTCTCGGAGAGCTCCATACCGGCTTTCATGAATGTCATCGAGACGAATGAGATGCCCCCGACTTACACGAGAACCAATAAGTTCACCAATGGCTTCCAGAACTTGGTTGACTCCTACGGCATGGCCTCATACAGAGAAGTGAATCCGGCTCTTTACGCCTGCATCACATTCCCCTTTCTGTTCGCCGTGATGTTTGGCGACTTGGGACACGGCCTGATCCTTTTGCTCTTCGCCTCCTGGCTAATCATCAAGGAGAAGCAACTGTCTTCGATCAAGGAGGAGATCTTCAACATATTCTTCGGCGGCCGATACATCATCTTCCTCATGGGCATTTTCTCCATTTACACCGGATTCATTTACAACGACGTGTTCTCAAAGTCCATGAATATATTCGGTTCCGCTTGGCACATGAACTATACGAGGGACGTGGTTCAGGATGAAAACCTCAAGTCTATCACCCTGCGGCCAAACGACACTGTTTACAAGACATATCCCTTCGGCATGGATCCCATTTGGCAGCTGGCCGACAACAAGATCATCTTCCTAAACACCTTTAAGATGAAGCTGTCGATCATTGTGGGCGTGATCCACATGATCTTTGGCGTCTCCATGTCGGTGGTTAACTTTGCCTACTACAAGAAGTACGCTAGTATTTTCCTAGAGTTTCTGCCCCAAGTCCTGTTCCTTCTCCTCTTGTTCGGATACATGGTCTTCATGATGTTCTTCAAGTGGGTCGTTTACAATGACACCGTTGAGGGACCGCTTTCGCCGGCTTGTGCTCCGTCCATCCTGATCCTGTTCATCAACATGATATTGCAAGGCAGTCAGGACACTCCGGAGCCCTGCAAGGAGTTCATGTTCGATGGTCAGAAGAGCATCCAACAGGTCTTTGTCATCATTGCCATCATTTGCATTCCTTGGATGCTTCTGGGAAAACCTCTGTACATCATGTTCAAACGCAAGATGAACGGGGCTCCTGCACCAAAACCCCAGAGCGCTGGAGGCGAGGGTCATGGTGAGGACGATGCCATGGGCGAGATCTTCATCCACCAGGCCATCCACACCATCGAGTATGTCCTAAGTACTGTTTCCCACACAGCTTCGTACCTTCGATTGTGGGCCTTGTCCCTGGCTCACGCAC AGCTCTCCGAAGTGCTGTGGAACATGGTATTCTCCATGGGATTCAAGTACGACAGCTATATTGGCGGCATTCTCATCTACGTATTCTTTGGAGCCTGGGCTTTGCTCACTGTCGGCATCCTGGTGCTCATCGAAGGACTCTCGGCCTTCCTGCACACACTGCGTTTGCATTG GGTGGAGTTCATGAGCAAGTTCTATGAGGGCGCTGGTTACGCCTTTGAGCCTTTTGCCTTCAAGACCATTTTGGATGTCAGCGAGGATGACTAA
- the LOC120451425 gene encoding uncharacterized protein LOC120451425 codes for MVITLSRIRFSRNYSNTLAFSVTSAVSMSALNLLYILLFNTMFKDVVSIKTTLCRRHEAENPCVEKNTWVFDQNARTCNPVTPDKEPCGHFISEKACKEVCLQKKIKKFWSERLLKN; via the exons atgGTTATCACATTAAGCCGTATAAGATTCTCAAGGAACTATAGTAATACGTTGGCGTTCTCTGTGACTTCAGCAGTTTCCATGAGTGCCttaaatttattgtatattCTGCTCTTCAATACGATGTTTAAAGATGTCGTCTCAATCAAAACCA CGCTTTGCAGGCGGCACGAAGCTGAAAACCCCTGCGTCGAGAAAAACACTTGGGTATTCGATCAGAATGCTCGAACTTGTAATCCTGTGACTCCTGACAAGGAACCCTGCGGGCATTTTATTAGCGAAAAGGCTTGCAAAGAGGTCtgtctacaaaaaaaaataaaaaaattttggaGTGAACGCTTGTTGAAAAATTAA
- the LOC120451445 gene encoding uncharacterized protein LOC120451445: MKVQRGFFALALSFCAWGTTYATGPVYQTVCRQTGGSITCYQNNTWSYNERTHKCYRVQQNKEPCGFFDGEKGCKDFCG; encoded by the exons ATGAAGGTCCAAAGGGGTTTCTTTGCACTAGCTCTGTCTTTCTGCGCATGGGGCACAACTTACGCCACAGGTCCAGTTTATCAGA ctgTTTGCAGGCAAACAGGCGGCTCAATAACTTGTTATCAAAACAACACTTGGAGCTACAACGAGCGTACTCATAAATGCTATCGTGTTCAACAGAATAAGGAGCCATGCGGCTTCTTCGATGGCGAAAAGGGATGCAAGGACTTCTGCGGATAA
- the LOC120451435 gene encoding uncharacterized protein LOC120451435 encodes MKFFILLSFLLVCQGHKDDKENIIADLCFKPDSGPPCQKVKTYYWDKQKNQCVLSRYLMQPCGFFHVMDTCDKICAKESWTISLLELYVKKLP; translated from the exons ATGAAGTTCTTCATTTTGCTGTCATTCTTATTGGTCTGTCAAGGACATAAAGATGATAAGGAAAACATAATAGCAG ATTTATGCTTCAAGCCAGATTCGGGACCTCCTTGCCAGAAAGTAAAAACATATTATTGGGACAAGCAAAAGAATCAATGTGTACTATCCAGATATTTAATGCAGCCTTGTGGATTCTTTCACGTGATGGACACGTGCGATAAAATATGCGCCAAGGAATCGTGGACAATATCTCTATTGGAATTATATGTTAAAAAGCTGCCTTAA